The Conexivisphaera calida genome includes a region encoding these proteins:
- a CDS encoding 30S ribosomal protein S14 → MAKVRSGKPRRFGKGSRVCVRCGQTGPVIQKYGLMLCRQCFREVAEEMGFEKYQ, encoded by the coding sequence TTGGCTAAAGTGAGGAGCGGTAAGCCAAGGCGCTTCGGGAAGGGCTCGAGGGTATGCGTCAGATGCGGCCAGACGGGGCCAGTTATACAGAAGTACGGGCTGATGCTCTGCAGACAGTGCTTCCGCGAGGTCGCGGAGGAGATGGGGTTTGAGAAATATCAGTGA
- a CDS encoding 30S ribosomal protein S8: MPAQEIISNLFSSLYSNERRNKGWCLVVPASRLAQEVLRTLQKYGYVGEFEFIDDGRAGKLRVQLLGRIHRCGSVKPRHSVNGDSYYMWERRLLPAYGTGILVVSTDEGVMSHVEAREKGLGGRLLGYVY, from the coding sequence ATGCCCGCCCAGGAGATAATCTCGAACCTGTTCTCATCCCTGTACAGCAATGAGAGGAGGAACAAGGGCTGGTGCCTCGTAGTGCCCGCGTCCAGGCTGGCCCAGGAGGTGCTCAGGACCCTTCAGAAGTACGGCTACGTCGGCGAGTTCGAGTTCATAGACGACGGCAGGGCTGGAAAGTTGAGAGTCCAGCTGCTGGGAAGAATCCACCGGTGCGGCTCGGTCAAGCCCAGGCACTCCGTGAACGGCGATTCCTACTACATGTGGGAGCGCAGGCTCCTCCCGGCCTATGGGACCGGAATATTGGTGGTCTCGACCGATGAGGGCGTGATGTCGCACGTGGAGGCACGCGAGAAGGGTTTAGGAGGGAGGTTGCTGGGATATGTCTACTGA
- a CDS encoding 50S ribosomal protein L6: MSTEQAELIVGDGYAEVVLPKGVTASMDGQILRVSGPLGSCERDVSKIPVKVEVSGGRVRITPLLRKKRGRAILGTMSSHVRNMAVGVVRGYVYRLKIVYSHFPMTVKVKGDEVQIDNFLGEKTPRRAKIVGAGTEVSVEGDDVVVKGPCLESVSQTAANIEQSTRIKKKDPRVFMDGVYIYERKLPARS, encoded by the coding sequence ATGTCTACTGAGCAGGCGGAGCTGATAGTTGGGGACGGATACGCCGAGGTGGTGCTTCCGAAGGGGGTAACCGCCTCCATGGACGGACAGATCCTCAGGGTGTCGGGCCCGCTCGGCTCCTGCGAGCGTGACGTCTCCAAGATACCGGTGAAGGTCGAGGTATCGGGAGGTCGCGTGAGGATAACGCCGCTCCTGCGCAAGAAGAGGGGCAGGGCGATACTTGGGACTATGTCCAGCCACGTCAGGAACATGGCCGTGGGCGTCGTCAGGGGATACGTCTATCGTCTCAAGATAGTCTACTCGCACTTCCCCATGACCGTGAAGGTGAAGGGGGACGAGGTTCAGATAGATAACTTCCTGGGCGAGAAGACCCCGCGCAGGGCCAAGATAGTGGGGGCCGGCACCGAGGTCTCCGTCGAGGGCGACGACGTAGTGGTCAAGGGACCATGTCTGGAGTCGGTGAGCCAGACCGCCGCCAACATAGAGCAGTCCACCAGGATAAAGAAGAAGGATCCCAGGGTATTCATGGATGGGGTGTACATCTATGAGCGCAAGTTACCGGCAAGGAGTTGA
- a CDS encoding 50S ribosomal protein L32e, with product MEKQELRKLLELRRATKAKKPTFVRQESWRYLRIKPSWRRPHGIHSKIRESVGGHLPLVKVGYRGPRAVRGLHPSGYEEVLVHNPAELAGIDPHRQAVRIASTVGARKREEIIRGARALGLRILNA from the coding sequence ATGGAGAAACAGGAACTCAGAAAGCTCTTGGAGCTCAGGAGGGCCACCAAGGCGAAGAAGCCCACATTCGTGAGGCAGGAGAGTTGGAGGTATCTTAGGATAAAGCCCAGCTGGCGCCGTCCCCACGGAATACACTCAAAGATACGGGAGAGCGTCGGGGGACATCTGCCGCTGGTCAAGGTCGGCTACAGGGGACCACGTGCGGTCAGGGGGCTCCATCCCTCCGGCTACGAGGAGGTGCTTGTGCACAACCCGGCCGAGCTCGCGGGCATCGATCCCCACAGGCAGGCCGTGAGGATAGCCTCGACCGTGGGTGCTAGGAAGAGGGAGGAGATAATAAGGGGCGCCCGCGCCCTGGGACTCAGGATACTCAACGCATGA
- a CDS encoding 50S ribosomal protein L19e: MTNLSFQRELAAKVLGVGKGRIKFNPERLEDLEDAITREDIRRLHRAGAIEVIPVAGTSRGRARSRSGRRGPGSRKGTRESEKEKWMRQVRALRKTLRDLRKRGEIDAKLYRRLYMLVKGGAVRSRRRLMEIMEAERHAAGS, encoded by the coding sequence ATGACTAACTTGTCGTTCCAGAGGGAGCTCGCCGCGAAGGTGCTCGGAGTGGGCAAGGGCAGGATAAAGTTCAACCCGGAGAGGCTCGAGGACCTAGAGGACGCGATAACCAGGGAGGACATACGCCGGCTCCACCGCGCAGGCGCAATAGAGGTGATCCCCGTGGCGGGGACCTCGCGCGGCCGCGCGAGGTCGCGCAGCGGAAGGCGCGGTCCCGGGAGCAGGAAGGGCACCAGGGAGTCCGAGAAGGAGAAGTGGATGCGTCAGGTAAGGGCGCTGAGGAAGACCCTGAGGGATCTCAGGAAGAGGGGTGAGATAGATGCAAAACTGTACAGGAGACTCTACATGCTCGTGAAGGGAGGTGCCGTGCGCAGCAGGCGGCGGCTTATGGAGATAATGGAGGCTGAGAGACATGCCGCGGGCAGCTGA
- a CDS encoding 50S ribosomal protein L18, producing the protein MPRAADYVPIFRRRREGKTNYHSRRTLVVSRRPFITVFVSDRNVSAQLHVPEKVGDRVVAQAHSRELVEQGWRASRKSLPAAYLVGYLLGLRALKVGVSSAVLYTGVRAFIPGSRIAAVVAGARDAGLDVPASEDALPDESRLRGDHVAEYAKALRDSGLYEQRFSGYVKSGFDPSDYPKLVEEVKAKLKGAMAS; encoded by the coding sequence ATGCCGCGGGCAGCTGACTACGTGCCGATTTTCCGGCGCCGCAGGGAGGGAAAGACGAACTATCACAGCAGGCGGACGCTTGTCGTCAGCAGGCGGCCGTTCATAACGGTGTTCGTCTCGGACAGGAACGTGAGCGCCCAGCTTCATGTGCCGGAGAAGGTCGGAGATCGCGTGGTGGCCCAGGCGCACTCCAGGGAGCTGGTGGAGCAAGGCTGGCGCGCCAGCAGGAAGTCGTTGCCGGCCGCGTATCTAGTGGGCTATCTCCTGGGCCTGAGAGCGTTGAAGGTCGGGGTGAGCAGCGCTGTACTCTACACTGGAGTGAGGGCGTTCATTCCCGGATCCAGGATAGCGGCAGTAGTAGCCGGGGCACGCGACGCGGGTCTGGACGTGCCGGCCTCGGAGGACGCGTTGCCGGATGAGTCGAGGCTCAGGGGGGATCACGTGGCGGAGTACGCCAAGGCCCTCAGGGACTCCGGGCTCTACGAGCAGCGCTTCTCAGGGTACGTGAAGTCAGGTTTCGATCCATCAGACTATCCCAAGCTGGTGGAAGAGGTTAAAGCCAAGTTGAAGGGGGCGATGGCGAGTTGA
- a CDS encoding 30S ribosomal protein S5, with protein MSASRGRQRREAKEWVPRTKVGRAVQEGKLTSLSEIFEAGLRVKEAEIVRKLLPDLKQEVLGIRIVQKQTESGEVTRFSAIVAVGSPGWLGLGHAKAYQMRDAIDKATNVAMLNIVPVHLGCGSWECRCGRPHSVPYKLVGKAGSVTVEIIPGPRGLGLVADDVVKKLLALAGLQDAWTRSFGMTSTLLSKAQAVYNAFRDMHAYSDLRRFES; from the coding sequence TTGAGCGCGTCGCGCGGAAGGCAGAGGCGTGAGGCGAAGGAGTGGGTACCTCGCACTAAGGTCGGGCGCGCCGTGCAGGAGGGCAAGCTGACCTCCCTCTCCGAGATATTCGAGGCGGGCCTCAGGGTAAAGGAGGCGGAGATAGTAAGGAAGCTGCTCCCGGACCTCAAGCAGGAGGTCCTCGGAATAAGGATAGTTCAGAAGCAGACTGAGTCCGGCGAGGTGACGAGGTTCAGCGCAATAGTGGCAGTGGGATCCCCGGGATGGCTGGGGCTGGGCCACGCAAAGGCTTACCAGATGAGGGATGCCATAGACAAGGCCACGAACGTCGCGATGCTCAACATAGTGCCGGTCCACCTGGGGTGCGGCAGCTGGGAGTGCAGGTGCGGTCGTCCGCACTCCGTGCCCTACAAGCTCGTGGGGAAGGCAGGGAGCGTCACCGTGGAGATAATACCCGGTCCCAGGGGGCTCGGCCTGGTGGCGGACGACGTCGTGAAGAAGCTCCTGGCCCTCGCAGGGCTTCAGGACGCGTGGACGCGCTCGTTCGGCATGACCTCCACGCTCCTGTCCAAGGCACAGGCGGTCTACAACGCCTTCCGCGACATGCACGCTTACTCCGACCTGAGGAGGTTCGAGAGCTGA
- a CDS encoding 50S ribosomal protein L30, which produces MSESKSSASVLLVLRIRGDIDARHAAEDALTRMNLRRRHNATLIPDTPEYRGMLQSLKDYVAWCPATKEVVLDLLRNRARTSGWRPLTEEIVKAHGYSGFEELADAIVGGRVRLQDLDWMKPYFALQPPRGGYRLPIKRNAREGGVLGRNEGLLDLVSRML; this is translated from the coding sequence ATGTCGGAGTCCAAGTCGTCAGCATCGGTGCTCCTGGTCCTCAGGATAAGGGGCGATATCGACGCCAGACATGCGGCGGAGGATGCGCTCACTCGCATGAACCTCAGGAGGAGGCACAACGCCACGCTGATACCGGACACGCCCGAGTACAGGGGCATGCTCCAGAGCCTGAAGGACTACGTGGCTTGGTGCCCCGCGACCAAGGAGGTCGTGCTAGACCTGCTGAGGAACAGGGCCAGGACCTCCGGCTGGCGGCCCCTCACGGAGGAGATCGTTAAGGCGCACGGATACTCCGGATTCGAGGAACTCGCCGACGCAATCGTGGGGGGAAGGGTCAGGCTGCAGGACCTGGACTGGATGAAGCCCTACTTCGCGCTTCAACCTCCAAGGGGAGGCTACAGGCTTCCGATAAAGCGCAACGCCCGCGAGGGCGGTGTCCTCGGGCGCAACGAGGGGCTCCTGGACCTCGTGTCCAGGATGCTCTGA
- a CDS encoding uL15 family ribosomal protein, protein MPTRLRKTREKRGTRVVGWGRVGQHRKSGRSGGRGLAGLKRHKKSWMLKYDPEHFGRHGFYRHPVPDVVDRWINVRDLDELYKGQGSHGGTSEGGLPVIDLSALGVEKLLGGGSVRGAYKVIVQRATASAVKKVKEAGGQVEILSKAAES, encoded by the coding sequence ATGCCGACTAGGCTAAGGAAGACCAGGGAGAAGAGGGGCACGCGCGTCGTCGGATGGGGGCGCGTGGGACAGCACAGGAAGAGTGGACGTAGCGGCGGCAGGGGATTGGCCGGCCTCAAGAGGCATAAGAAGAGCTGGATGCTGAAGTACGACCCGGAGCACTTCGGACGCCATGGATTCTACCGGCATCCCGTCCCGGACGTCGTGGACAGATGGATCAACGTGCGCGATCTGGACGAGCTGTACAAGGGCCAAGGTTCACATGGCGGCACATCTGAGGGTGGCCTTCCCGTGATAGACCTGAGCGCGCTCGGCGTCGAGAAGCTCCTGGGAGGGGGTTCGGTCAGGGGCGCCTACAAGGTCATCGTGCAGCGGGCCACGGCCTCCGCCGTGAAAAAGGTTAAAGAGGCGGGGGGTCAGGTGGAGATCCTGTCCAAGGCCGCTGAGAGTTGA
- the secY gene encoding preprotein translocase subunit SecY produces MSSERFSAISKIAQYIPEVPRPLRKPTLKVRLLWTLLILVLYVTMGFISLYKVTVSAQALPLYQIVFAAQQGTLTSLGIGPIVTGGLLAEILVGSEIINLDFSKEEDKAAFTAMVKVFTIVFIIIESVAYTVGMLGFYYHVPLSALPIDAIQLILAGIVVYMLDQMIQKGWGVGSGISLFILANVALLVMVDLFNPVKVAGQFFGIIPFLVQAALSGNIYAAVLRPNGYPSLVGLGATVAFILLLVYLEGVRIEVPVTSSQYRGIAGTYPIKLLYVSNVPVILVAALLANIQMIASWWASWARTSGLWYASMLAQYNSQGQLVGGLLYYLIGPQTLQQAISNPLLAVLFVAVMTVLSTAFAKVWVEMSGMSAEKAADGLIKAQMAIPGFRSTRSTVGMMLGRWIPVVTLLGGALVGLIAGISQFLGVFGGGIGLLLMVDISIQYYQTLIQEELEFIMPRLAGIFGR; encoded by the coding sequence TTGAGCTCCGAGCGCTTCTCCGCAATCTCCAAGATAGCGCAGTACATACCGGAGGTGCCGAGGCCCCTCCGCAAGCCCACGCTCAAGGTGAGGCTCCTCTGGACCCTCCTGATACTGGTGCTGTACGTGACGATGGGGTTCATCTCGCTGTACAAGGTCACGGTGAGCGCCCAAGCACTGCCGCTCTATCAGATAGTGTTCGCGGCGCAGCAGGGCACGCTCACCTCGCTCGGAATAGGACCGATAGTCACTGGAGGACTGCTCGCCGAGATACTTGTCGGATCCGAGATAATAAACCTGGACTTCTCGAAGGAGGAGGACAAGGCCGCGTTCACCGCGATGGTCAAGGTCTTCACGATAGTGTTCATCATCATAGAGTCGGTCGCATACACCGTCGGCATGCTCGGCTTCTATTACCACGTGCCGCTCTCGGCGCTCCCGATCGACGCGATCCAGCTCATACTCGCCGGCATCGTCGTCTACATGCTGGACCAGATGATACAGAAGGGATGGGGAGTCGGCAGCGGCATAAGCCTGTTCATACTAGCCAACGTGGCGCTGCTGGTCATGGTGGACCTGTTCAACCCCGTGAAGGTCGCCGGACAGTTCTTCGGCATAATACCGTTCCTCGTGCAGGCCGCCCTGTCGGGCAACATCTACGCGGCCGTCCTCAGGCCCAACGGCTATCCATCGCTAGTTGGGCTCGGGGCCACTGTGGCGTTCATCCTCCTGCTGGTGTACTTGGAGGGGGTGAGGATAGAGGTCCCCGTCACATCCTCGCAGTACAGGGGGATAGCGGGAACCTACCCGATAAAGCTGCTCTACGTCTCCAACGTCCCGGTGATACTCGTCGCGGCGCTGCTGGCTAACATACAGATGATCGCCTCATGGTGGGCGAGCTGGGCCCGCACATCAGGGCTCTGGTACGCGAGCATGTTGGCACAGTACAACTCACAGGGTCAACTAGTGGGTGGTCTCCTGTATTACCTTATAGGGCCGCAGACCCTCCAGCAGGCGATCTCGAATCCACTTCTGGCGGTTCTTTTCGTAGCAGTGATGACCGTGCTGAGCACCGCGTTCGCGAAGGTCTGGGTGGAGATGAGCGGCATGAGCGCCGAGAAGGCCGCCGACGGCCTCATAAAGGCGCAGATGGCGATACCGGGCTTCAGGTCCACGAGGTCCACCGTGGGCATGATGCTAGGCAGGTGGATACCCGTGGTGACACTCCTGGGAGGTGCCCTCGTGGGGCTGATAGCCGGCATATCGCAGTTCCTCGGGGTCTTCGGCGGGGGCATAGGGCTGCTGCTGATGGTGGACATATCCATCCAGTACTACCAGACGTTAATACAGGAGGAGCTAGAGTTTATAATGCCCAGGCTCGCTGGGATCTTCGGACGCTAA
- a CDS encoding adenylate kinase produces the protein MRAVIGGIPGVGKSTVLDILRAKLGARLEVVNYGTVMMEEAKLRGAADRDQMRRLPAQVQREIQASAARKISSMKVEFLLVDTHFSIKTPQGYLPGMPSHVVSALAPDALIVLFASAEEISSRRAADATRVRESSIESVREELEMERLFAVAASNECGAPLAMIMNRQGEAEGAANALAAVMGV, from the coding sequence ATGAGGGCGGTCATAGGCGGCATACCCGGAGTGGGAAAGAGCACCGTGCTGGACATATTGAGGGCTAAGCTCGGCGCCAGGCTCGAGGTCGTCAACTACGGCACGGTGATGATGGAGGAGGCCAAGCTGAGGGGGGCGGCCGACAGGGACCAGATGAGGCGGCTGCCCGCGCAGGTCCAGAGGGAGATACAGGCCTCCGCCGCCAGGAAGATCTCCTCGATGAAGGTGGAGTTCCTCCTCGTGGACACGCACTTCTCGATAAAGACCCCGCAGGGATATCTGCCGGGCATGCCCTCACACGTCGTCTCCGCGCTCGCGCCTGACGCGCTGATAGTGCTGTTCGCCTCCGCCGAGGAGATATCATCCAGGAGGGCGGCCGACGCCACCAGGGTTAGGGAGTCGTCGATCGAGTCCGTGAGGGAGGAGCTGGAGATGGAGCGCCTCTTCGCGGTCGCCGCGTCGAACGAGTGTGGAGCGCCCCTCGCTATGATAATGAACAGACAGGGCGAGGCGGAGGGCGCGGCGAATGCGCTCGCTGCAGTCATGGGGGTGTGA
- a CDS encoding EMC3/TMCO1 family protein, whose product MTLWFLWFSLTLDALRVMPYSTLFVAAVALALNVVANAVTRATMDIDMYRRVQKEYSEYQKQLRAALRTGDPDKADKVRKRYKPVEEQMLKLQMDRMKISFYYLIPFILLYYLLAWFMGQVPVAVSPYRFNLLIVAATTPLGPGYAMTMVTWYIFTSVAFSVIVTRLFGLQV is encoded by the coding sequence GTGACCCTGTGGTTCTTGTGGTTCTCACTCACGCTTGACGCGCTTCGCGTGATGCCGTATTCCACGCTCTTCGTGGCAGCGGTGGCGCTGGCGCTCAACGTGGTGGCGAACGCCGTGACGAGGGCCACCATGGACATCGACATGTACAGGAGGGTGCAGAAGGAGTACTCCGAGTACCAGAAGCAGCTCAGGGCCGCCCTGAGGACCGGCGACCCTGATAAGGCCGACAAGGTCAGGAAGAGGTACAAGCCGGTCGAGGAACAGATGCTCAAGCTTCAGATGGACAGGATGAAGATCAGCTTCTACTACCTGATACCATTCATACTGCTCTACTACCTTCTGGCGTGGTTCATGGGACAGGTGCCAGTGGCCGTCTCCCCATATCGTTTCAACCTATTGATAGTGGCCGCGACGACGCCGCTCGGCCCGGGCTACGCGATGACTATGGTCACTTGGTACATATTCACATCGGTGGCCTTCAGCGTGATCGTGACCAGGCTCTTCGGGCTCCAGGTGTAG
- a CDS encoding AAA family ATPase — MRYVRSVVIAGMPASGKTTVARMVASRLNLNYVAGGDILREIARERGYRPEGDGWWDSDEGRRFLMERKGNPEFDREVDRRLKELILSGGYVATSYSMPWLLGPEVLKVWLNASPSARAARMAKRDGIPVEDARRIIEFRDGENAQLYRALYGYELAPDASVFHLIIDTESVPPVDVAELIALYARALWGASSETF, encoded by the coding sequence ATGAGGTACGTGAGGAGCGTCGTCATAGCGGGGATGCCGGCATCCGGGAAGACCACGGTGGCGCGCATGGTGGCCTCGAGGTTGAACTTGAACTACGTGGCGGGCGGCGACATCCTGAGGGAGATAGCGCGCGAGAGGGGCTACAGGCCCGAGGGCGACGGGTGGTGGGACTCGGATGAGGGCAGGAGGTTCCTCATGGAGAGGAAGGGCAACCCGGAGTTCGACAGGGAGGTGGATCGCCGGCTCAAGGAACTGATATTGTCCGGCGGATACGTCGCGACCAGCTATTCCATGCCCTGGCTCCTGGGGCCGGAGGTCCTCAAGGTCTGGCTGAACGCCTCGCCCTCGGCGCGCGCGGCCAGGATGGCCAAGAGGGACGGGATACCGGTGGAGGATGCCCGGCGCATAATAGAGTTCCGCGACGGTGAGAATGCGCAGCTCTACAGGGCACTGTACGGCTACGAGCTCGCGCCGGACGCTTCCGTTTTTCACCTGATAATAGATACCGAGTCGGTGCCCCCGGTCGACGTTGCAGAGCTGATAGCGCTCTACGCGAGGGCCCTCTGGGGGGCCTCCTCGGAAACCTTTTAG
- a CDS encoding RNA-guided pseudouridylation complex pseudouridine synthase subunit Cbf5, with protein MAQGPSIRDWLLRSTVVVSEESEGEYGRPPEERSTEELLEYGLVPVDKPAGQTSHQVTAWVKRILGVERAGHSGTLDPLATGMLPVATGRATKVIQALLLGPKEYYSVMRLHDPVPDEQLRSVVSEFTGPIYQRPPVRSRVKRERRIRNVYELEVVERKGNLVLLRSLVQSGTYVRKLIYDMGEVLGPGATMVELRRTRVCDLRESEHMVRLHDLAYAAKLWREGGDDSELRRMVLPIEAGMTHLKPVIAKDTAVDAIAHGSYLAVPGVARMHPGIKKGEVVSIFTHRGELVAIASAEMGYEEIEESGRGVAFRPLRVLMPSGVYPRSWRTKEELGSRENEDEQGSGSGSSPQQP; from the coding sequence ATGGCCCAGGGGCCGAGCATAAGGGACTGGCTTCTCAGGTCCACCGTGGTGGTCAGCGAGGAGTCAGAGGGGGAGTACGGACGGCCGCCCGAGGAGAGATCCACCGAGGAACTTCTGGAATATGGACTGGTGCCCGTGGACAAACCCGCCGGCCAGACCAGCCATCAGGTGACGGCGTGGGTCAAGAGGATTCTCGGGGTCGAGAGGGCAGGTCACAGCGGGACTCTGGATCCACTGGCGACGGGAATGCTCCCGGTCGCCACCGGACGGGCAACTAAGGTCATCCAGGCACTCCTCCTGGGGCCCAAGGAGTACTACTCCGTCATGAGGCTGCATGATCCGGTTCCGGACGAGCAGCTCAGGTCCGTGGTCTCGGAGTTCACGGGCCCCATATACCAGCGCCCGCCCGTGAGGTCCCGCGTGAAGAGGGAGCGCAGGATAAGGAACGTGTACGAGCTAGAGGTGGTCGAGAGGAAGGGCAACCTGGTGCTTCTGAGGTCGCTCGTGCAGTCCGGCACCTACGTCAGGAAGCTGATCTACGACATGGGGGAGGTCCTGGGACCGGGGGCCACCATGGTGGAGCTCAGGAGGACCAGGGTCTGCGACCTGAGGGAGTCGGAGCACATGGTAAGGCTGCACGACCTGGCATACGCGGCGAAACTCTGGAGGGAGGGCGGCGATGACTCGGAGCTCAGGAGGATGGTGCTTCCCATCGAGGCCGGGATGACGCACCTGAAGCCCGTGATCGCCAAGGACACGGCCGTGGACGCGATTGCCCATGGATCATATCTCGCCGTGCCGGGCGTCGCTCGGATGCATCCCGGTATAAAGAAGGGCGAGGTCGTGTCCATCTTCACGCACAGGGGTGAGCTCGTCGCGATCGCGTCCGCCGAGATGGGCTATGAGGAGATCGAGGAGTCCGGAAGGGGTGTGGCGTTCAGGCCATTGAGGGTGCTGATGCCCTCCGGCGTCTATCCCCGCTCCTGGAGGACCAAGGAGGAACTCGGATCGCGGGAAAACGAGGACGAGCAGGGTTCCGGGAGCGGCTCGTCACCTCAGCAGCCCTAA
- a CDS encoding transcriptional regulator has protein sequence MSRDQYLGVLMLVLGILVIIIYGWLDWMYPLRTLQVTAFIVVAAALAIVAWIGYTLATTPPPKPIAEIEKELEDELKKVSEGEKGGSAASGTASSGPQQKS, from the coding sequence ATGAGCAGGGATCAGTATCTAGGCGTCCTAATGCTGGTCTTGGGCATACTAGTGATAATCATCTACGGTTGGCTCGACTGGATGTATCCCCTCAGGACTCTGCAGGTGACCGCGTTCATAGTGGTCGCCGCGGCCCTCGCGATAGTCGCGTGGATAGGTTACACCCTCGCCACCACCCCCCCACCGAAGCCCATAGCTGAGATAGAGAAGGAGCTCGAGGACGAGCTGAAGAAGGTCAGCGAGGGGGAGAAGGGAGGAAGCGCCGCGTCCGGCACGGCGTCCTCCGGGCCGCAGCAGAAGTCATGA
- a CDS encoding nucleotidyltransferase family protein has translation MRAIIMAGGFARRMWPLTSTTPKQLLPLADGYVILDLVVDGLLDIDLEEMILSVNAKFSDAFRRWLSSRGLDIQLIEEPSRSEEEKPGAVGALHMMLESLPRDDYLIVAGDNVTSIKYSELVGSMRSHGAPTIALYDVGSIELARRYGVVELGPDSRVISLIEKPNDPPSTLISTAIYAMPWRSLSRIEEYLASGGSRDAIGHFISWLVRAEPVYGFRFNGFWFDVGSIDEYNRVRELFSQGVIERPRHVVLSSM, from the coding sequence GTGCGCGCCATAATAATGGCCGGTGGGTTCGCGCGCAGGATGTGGCCACTGACCTCCACTACGCCGAAGCAACTGCTTCCGCTCGCTGACGGCTACGTCATACTTGACCTGGTCGTGGACGGCCTCCTGGACATAGACCTGGAGGAGATGATACTGAGCGTCAACGCCAAGTTCTCCGATGCCTTCCGTCGCTGGTTGAGCTCGCGCGGCCTGGATATCCAGCTGATAGAGGAACCATCGAGGAGCGAGGAGGAGAAGCCCGGCGCCGTGGGCGCGCTGCACATGATGCTCGAGTCCCTTCCCCGCGACGACTATCTCATAGTGGCCGGTGACAACGTCACCTCGATAAAGTACTCCGAGCTGGTGGGCTCCATGAGGTCCCATGGAGCCCCCACGATAGCGCTCTACGACGTTGGATCGATAGAGCTTGCCAGGAGGTACGGCGTCGTGGAGCTCGGCCCCGACTCGAGGGTGATCTCCCTGATCGAGAAGCCGAATGACCCTCCGTCCACACTAATATCCACGGCGATCTACGCCATGCCGTGGAGGAGCCTCTCCAGGATAGAGGAGTACCTGGCATCGGGCGGGTCCCGCGACGCGATTGGCCACTTCATATCGTGGCTGGTCAGGGCTGAGCCCGTTTACGGCTTCAGGTTCAACGGCTTCTGGTTCGACGTGGGCAGCATTGACGAGTACAATCGCGTCAGGGAGCTCTTCTCGCAGGGAGTCATCGAGAGGCCCCGGCACGTGGTGCTGTCCTCCATGTGA
- a CDS encoding 4Fe-4S binding protein has protein sequence MDPDFLKKPDEYPVTGEHNGHKVRAEGKQRLDAEGKPYPTKLGIHGTIVAVDFDCCVADGVCHDVCPVNVFEWLLNPGKSGSGNDLWPLPQDLHDKYRTDKADPIRENDCIFCMACETSCPVSAIKINPP, from the coding sequence ATCGATCCGGACTTCCTCAAGAAGCCGGACGAGTATCCCGTGACCGGCGAGCATAACGGCCACAAGGTGCGCGCGGAGGGCAAGCAGAGGCTAGACGCGGAGGGCAAGCCGTACCCCACCAAGCTCGGCATACATGGAACCATAGTCGCCGTTGACTTCGACTGCTGCGTTGCGGATGGCGTCTGTCACGACGTGTGCCCGGTCAACGTGTTCGAGTGGCTCCTCAACCCTGGGAAGAGCGGCAGCGGGAACGACCTGTGGCCGCTTCCGCAGGATCTGCACGACAAGTACAGGACCGACAAGGCGGATCCGATAAGGGAGAACGACTGCATATTCTGCATGGCGTGCGAGACCTCCTGCCCCGTCAGCGCTATAAAGATAAACCCGCCCTGA